The Deltaproteobacteria bacterium genomic interval CTCCGCCTTCAGGGCACGCTCCATGTCGGGCCACGGCATGAAGACGCGCTCGCAGGCGACGTCGGGACGCTCGTTCAGCGCGTGGTACAGCAAGCGAAACCCGACGTTGCTCATCCCCACCTCATAGGTGTCGGGAAACGCGAGCGCCCACTTCACCCGAGCCGCGGCGAGGTCCTTGCGCACCGCGTTCAGCTCTCCGCCGGCGTAGCGCGAGGGCCTCTGGGCGGAGAGGATGAGGCGGTCGAGGACGGGCAGCTGCATGCCTCGTCGGGTGTAGGGGGCGGTGCGGGTCGCGTCAAGCGAGGACCGCCCTCGTCTGCTACTGTCAGCCGATGCGCTGGTCCGCCATCGCGCTGACGTTCGCCTGCCTGCCGTTTTTTGCCGCAAGAGGCGCGCCGAAGTATCCCGATTCGACAGGTTGCGTCGTCGATGCAGCGCAGGTCCTGACTGCAGGCGAGCAGGGGACACTCCGACAGATCGCGAGCCAACTCGACCGCGAAGGGCTGGCGCAGCTCGCGGTCGCCGTCGTCCGTTCGGAGGATCTCGGCGATTTGTCGCGCGCAGAGTATGCGGTCGAGCTCTTCCGTCGATGGAAGCTTGGGCACTCGAAACAAGGCTCCGACGGCTTGCTGCTCCTGTTCGTGACCGGCCCTCCGGGAAAACGCGGGCTCAAGGTGGAGGTCGGTTACGGTCTGGAGGACACGCTTCCGGACGGCAAGGTCGGGGCGCTGATGGACGAAGCCGCCGGTCCGCACCTCAGAAAGGGCGAGTTCGGCGGGGCCGCCGTCGCGCTCGCCTCGGCGCTGGCGCGGACGGTGGAGCAAGCAGCGGGCGCCGGAGGGTCCCTGCAGGACCGCGGGCGAAGTGCACGGGCCAAAAGCTGGCTCGCCCCCGGCACCGCGATAGCCCTGGCGCTCCTGCCTGTTGCCGCGATTTTTGCCCTGTTCCTCGCATTCGTACTGGCCTACGCACGCAAGCGGATTCCGGGAAAGGAAGCAAACGTACTGGTGGTGGTGTCGGTGCTGACGTGCCTGCCGGGATTCGTCGGCCTGGTGGCGGCGAATGCGCACTGGTTGATCTGGGCGCTGTTTCTCACCATCGCGCTCGCCGTCGTCGACGTCGCGCTCTACCTGGAGCTGCAGGAAAGCCAGTGCCCGCGCGACGGTCGCTGGCTTCGCCGCCGGATCCTCTGGAGCTCGCTCCTGGTCGAGAAGAGTTGCGCTTGCGGCTATCGGACGGAGTTCTCCTTCGCGCCCGGTTCGGGCCGGGCTGCCTCGACCCACCGGACGTCGGCGACCACCGCCGAAGGCTGGAAAGGAGGAGGCGGCGGCGAGTCCGGCGGAGGGGGAGCGGATCGGCAGTACTGATCGGCTCCCGATCAGACGTCGAACGCCCCGAGGACGGTGCCGCTCGCGTCGAGCTCCAGGAACCACGTTCGCTGCTGTGGCGCCTCGCTCTGTTCGCCTCCCGCGACATGGACGGTGAAGCGGACGCCGGTCCGTTGGGCGCCCGCGATCTGTTCTGGCCGCCGTTCCGGCAGAAGCTCTGCGGCAAACGCCGAGAGCTCTCCGCTCAGGTGATAGAAGCGGCAGTTCGCGATGACGCCCTCGCGCCGTCCGTCGAACTGCAGCTGCTGCTGCGTCAGGTACCGGCTGGTGACGAGGAAGTCGACGCGGATCCTCTCGATCTCGCGCGCCCGCCAGATCTCCCACTGGTATCCCTTCGGGCCCACGAGGACGTTGATCGCGTCCTTCTTCGTGGGATTCGCGGGCTGGAAGATCATGCAGGCGACCAGGTCTTTGTGATCCTTGCTCGCGACCATTTCCAGCCACGACCTGATCACCAACGCATCGGCCGGCGTGCCCTGCTTCTTGCTCTCCGCGTCCGCGATGCGCTTGCGCGCGTCGTCTCCTGCCGCCTTGTAGGTCGACTGGAACCGGTCGGCCAGGTCCTTGTATGCCCCATCGAACTGCTTCTCGTCGAAGGGCAGCAGATAGAAGCGGATGAGGTCGCGTTGCATCGCGTGCAAGTGGCCTGAGTTGAAGTCGGCGTCGAGCTGGTCGTCGATTTCCTTGCGGGTGAAGGCGCTGCTCCCCATGAGCCATGCCATCGTCATCGCGTGGCC includes:
- a CDS encoding TPM domain-containing protein, whose translation is MRWSAIALTFACLPFFAARGAPKYPDSTGCVVDAAQVLTAGEQGTLRQIASQLDREGLAQLAVAVVRSEDLGDLSRAEYAVELFRRWKLGHSKQGSDGLLLLFVTGPPGKRGLKVEVGYGLEDTLPDGKVGALMDEAAGPHLRKGEFGGAAVALASALARTVEQAAGAGGSLQDRGRSARAKSWLAPGTAIALALLPVAAIFALFLAFVLAYARKRIPGKEANVLVVVSVLTCLPGFVGLVAANAHWLIWALFLTIALAVVDVALYLELQESQCPRDGRWLRRRILWSSLLVEKSCACGYRTEFSFAPGSGRAASTHRTSATTAEGWKGGGGGESGGGGADRQY